The Candidatus Binatia bacterium genome includes the window GCTCGGCGATGATCGGCAGCAGGAACTCCGCGATCGCACGCGACGCGGCGAGCCCCTTCGCACGGTCCTTGGCGAAGCCGATGATGTCGAGCGCGTACTGCTTGAACTGGTCGAAGTCCCGGATCGGCACGCCGGCGAGCTTGGCGATGACGCGGATCGGGAACGGCTCCGCGAGCTGCTCGACCAGGTTCGCCCGACCGTCGCGCGCGAAGCGGTCGATGAGCTGGTGCACCGTGTCGCGCATGAAGTCCTCGAGCACGGCGATCGACTTGAAGTGGAACGCGTACTGGACGATCTGGCGGTGCTTCTGGTGCTCCTTGCCGTCCATCTGGATGATGTTGCGGCCCATCACCTCGGACAGCTGCGCGTTGGCGCGCGACGAGAAGGTGTCGTTGTCGCGCAGGATGCGCGCGACGTCGTCGTAGCGCGTCACCAGGTGGGTCTGGCGCCCGAACTGCGCGATGCGCAGCACCGGGCTCGACTGCCGCAGCGACGCGAACAGCGGGTACGGGTCGGGGAAGTCGAACAGATCCTGCGGCGAGAAGGCGACCGCGGCTGGCTCGGACATCGTCTTCCCCTTTCTCGCCGCCTGCGGCGGCGCGCTCCTGCTACTTCCGCGGCGGGTTGTAGAGCACGACCATCTGGTAGAGCAGCGCCGGCGTCTCCTGACCCTCGATCCCGACCTGGATGTCCTGCGTGACCAGCGTCCCCTTCGGCCGCTGCTCGACGGAGACCAGGCGCGAGCGCGCGCGCAGCGTGGCGCCGGCCGGCACGGGTGCCAGGAAGCGCAGCTTGTTCGCTCCGTAATTGACGGCGTTGCCGTGCCCGACGATCGTGAAGTCCGAGCGGGCGCGCAGCCTCGGCAGCAGGCTCAGCGTCAAGAACCCGTGCGCGATCGGGCCGCCGAACGGGCTCTCGCGCTTGCAGCGCTCGACGTCGACGTGGATCCAC containing:
- a CDS encoding MaoC family dehydratase; the encoded protein is MLEIRFDDIEGLKAQIKEEFSPWGPAVQVTQEMINAFADLTGDHQWIHVDVERCKRESPFGGPIAHGFLTLSLLPRLRARSDFTIVGHGNAVNYGANKLRFLAPVPAGATLRARSRLVSVEQRPKGTLVTQDIQVGIEGQETPALLYQMVVLYNPPRK